The sequence AGGCTCCCCGAAACCCCCAGCCCCGCCTCCCCggagccccctcttctccaggctggacccccccccagctccctggacCCCCCCCTCGCAACTTCTCCAGACCTTTCTCTTGGgtccccagacacccccccccagcccccccatgtccctccggggggggggaacacacacacagttttccacccccccccaaagccctgatGGACCCCTGGATGGGGGGCACGGGATTTATTGCACCcgctgccggcggggggggggtctggggggtccGGTGGGGGGGTCCGGTGCTGGTTTGGGGGTCTGGTGGGGGGGTCcagtgtcggggggggggggtctgatgCCGATGTGGGGGTCTGGTGCGGGTGGGGAGGCTCTGGAGTGTGCGGGGGGGTGTGATGCcggtgggggggggtctgggaggggtcCGGTGCTGGTTTGGGGGGGATCCGGtgcaggtggcgggggggggatcTGGTGCTCGTGTGGGGGTCTGgtgagggatctgggggggggggggggatccagtGCCGGTGTGGGGGTTCCATTGAGGGGTCCGGTGCGGGTGTGGGGGGATCTGGTGAGGGatctggtgggggggggggggggtctgggaggggtcCAGTGCTGGTTTGGGGGGTCCGGTGCTGTTTTGGGGGGGATCTGGTGCCGGTGCGGGGGTCTGgtgagggattttgggggggatctGGTGCCGGTGCGGGGGTCTGgtgagggattttgggggggtgtcCGGTGCGGGGGTCTGGTgagggctccggggggggggtgtgtgtgtgtaggggggggtCGTGTGCCGGGGGTCACCAGAGGAAGAGGGGCCCGCCCGTCCCCCTTGGCCAGCTCCTCCAGGCagtccagcagcaggagggcgTCCTGCTGGGCCGGGGGGGGCAGCAGGTCGGGGACCACGCGTCGCAGGGCGGGGGCCGTGTGCTGCGCCCCCCCCTCGGGGCCCGGCCGCTCGGGAAGGAGCCCGTAGGTGTTGACCAGGGACTCGGCGAAGGCCGGGTGGGTGCCGGGCTGGTAGCCCAGGGCCCGCAGTTGCCGCATCACCCCCAGGTACCGCTGGACCGTCTCCGCACAGCGCTGCTCGTCCAAGGTGCCCGCCCGGCTCAGGCAggtctgggggggcagggggggggagatggggggagatggggtgaaatggggtgacacggggtgacatGGGGGCaagatggggtgggatggggggagatggggtgaaatggggtgacatgggggcaagatggggtgacatggggtgggatggggtgacatggggggagATGGGGCGACAGGGGGGAGATGGGGTTgagatggggggagatggggtgggatggggtgacatggggtgacaTGGGAGCAAGATGGGGTAGAgatgggggagatgggggagatgggggagatgggggagatggggtgacatggggtgacatggggggagatggggtgacatggggggagatggggtagagatggggggagatggggtgacatggggtgacatggggggagatggggtgggatggggtgggatggggtaaCATGCGGTGAGATGGCGTgacatggggtgacatggggtgagATGGGGTTGAGATGGGACAGGgtcaccccccaacccccccgaacccccccggGTGtgcggtgctgccgggggggggtcaccccgaGGCACCTCCATGATCTTCTGGGGGATGTTGGAGACGGTGAAGCCGTAGAGCTGCTGCCGGTCGGGGAAGACGGTGCCGAGGATGCGCCGCTCCAGCTGGAAGGCGATTTCCCCCAACAGCggctcctggggggctggggggggggacggggggggcaccGGCCTCAGCACCTCGGCCCTGCCCCCCGCCCGTGTCCCCACCCACATCCACCCACGTCAGCCTGACGCGGCCCCGTGGCCCCCCCAACATCTCCCCGAGCCCCCACGACCTCTCCACACGGCCCCCCCAACATCTCCCCGTCATCTCCCCGTGGCCCCCCAACTTCCCCATGGCCCCCCAACCTCTCCCTGtgcccccaacctctccccacgGCCCCCCAACTTCTTCCCCTGTCCCCCAACATCtgcccatgtcccccagcctctccccatgGCCCCCCAACATCTCCCTGGGCCCCACAAACTCTCCCCGTGTCCTCACCAACCTCTCCCCATGgccccccaacctctccccctgtccccccaacatCTCCCCATGGCCCCCCGCCctctccccgtgccccccacTGGACCCGGCTGGGGGGTGCTGGTGCCGTTGCCCGGTGCCGGGCTCTCCAAGCCCCGGACCCACGGAAGGGGGGGGTCCGCGAATGGCGGGGGTGCCGGGTGTGCGGGGCAGAGACGCCCACGCGCCCATTTTACAGACGGGCAGTGCCGGGGCGCCAGCCTTTCCCGGGCAGAGACGGCAGCTCGCCcgggacccccgtgtcccccccacctcaggcacagggctgggggggccccgcagcaccccgggggggggcagcggcccTCACCTCGCATGCTGGAGGAGTGCAGCGGCTCCCGGATGCTGGAGAGGCGGCTGGAATCCCGGGAGtccggcggcgggggggtggaCCGGCGCGACTcggggggcagcgccgggccgggggggcagCTGGCGGGGCGGTAGTAATCGGCGGGGTGGGAGAGACGCTGGTAGTTCTGGGCAAAGCTGGGGCGCCCCGTCACCGGGAGgcctgggggggcgggggggggatcgGTCCCtacggtgccgggggggggcagcactGTGACCCCGAtccatgggatgggatgggatgggatgggatggggatggggatgggaatgggattgggatgggatgaggaggggatgggatggcatgggaatgggatgggatgggatgggatgggatgggatgggatggggatgggatggggatgggatgggatggggatgggatggggatgggatggcatgggaatgggatgggatgggatggggacagggaggggaggggagggggtggggatgggatgggatggggatgggatgggatggggatgggatggggatgggatggcatgggaatgggatgggatgggatggggacagggaggggaggggagggggtggggatgggatgggatgggatggggatgggatgggatggaaatgggattgggatgggatggaatgggataggatgggatggggatggggatgggaatgggaatgggatggggatggggagggaaatgggatggggaggggatgggatggtgatggggatggggagggaatgggatgggatgggatgggatggggatggggatgggatgggatggggatggggatgggaacagttccttttccctcccccatCGCCCCCCCCAGTACTTCTGATCCCGCCGCTGGGGTAGCAGAGCCCGGAGTGGATGTCGGATCCGGTGGCGTTGGGCACCAGGGGGTACCAGGAATCCTGGCTCTGGTGGGGCACCCCGAAGGCCGTGCTGTGCCCCGAGGTCACCCGGTCCCTCTCCACCACGTCACcttctgcgggggggggggggggggtgaagggtgGAACATCAGTTTTGGGGCCGTGgcacatcccccccccaccccgcagggTGCCACTCACCCGTGGGCGCCACGTAGCCGGGGAAGGTGAAGtatgggggggcggcgggggccatGGGGGGCGCCGAGAGGGGCACCGTGCCCTGCTGGCCCTGCAGCAGGTAGCGGGGGTTGCGGGGGTCCCGCAGCCGCCCCACCGTCCTGCTCAGCTCCTCGTTCTCCGCCACCACCGCCTGGATCTCCCGCAGGAGCTGCTCGTAGCTGGCCAGCACGGCCCGGCAGGCCCGCGACATGTGGCCACCTCCCGCAGCCTCCATGGTGGCCACAGGAGCCCCCGCCTCTccggggtgtcctgggggggggtgtgtgttccaAAGGGGGAGGGTTCCGAAGGGATGTCACAGAGgaatgtgccccccccccctcccagccccatggagCTCTGAGCCGGCTGCACCGATCGCCGCCGCGGGGACGGTacgggatggggagggggggggggcagcgggggcgaGGGGGGGTCCGGGCCGGGGGGAGCTGCACCCCCTTATTCCTGCCGGATTGTGGCCCGGGTGGCCGGTGTCACCGCTATGCCGGCAACGCCAGCCGGTACAGGGTGACCCCCCACCTCAACGCCCCACGGTGGGGGCTCCATCttcaccacacccccccccacaccttctCCTGCGGTTCCAGGACCCCCCAGCCCGGCGCGGGGGGTGTCACCGGAGCGGGACCCCCACCATGGTGCGGTTCATCGGCAGCTCCTTCCAGCTGAGGGCCCGGCAGGAGGCGGCGCGAGCCCAGCGGGAGCGGCAGGGCCGGCGGTGCCGGGGGGGCCAGGactgcccacagcccccccccggcagccccccgggacccccgcaCCCCCCGGCACCAGGGCTGGGGGCCGGCAGAGCCCCCGCGGCGCGGCACAGCCGGGGCGGCGCAGCCGGGAACCACGCGGCGAAGAGCAGGGGGGGCGCGGGGTGAATAAATCCCTGGCGCGGCCAACGGTGACCCGCGGTGACAAACTGAGTGCCACCGGCGACCAACACCGAGTGCCACCGGTGACGGacccccagggccaccagtgACCAACACCGACTGTCACCGGTGACCAGTCCCGAGTGCCACTGGTGGCCAACACTGACTGTCACCGGTGACCAGTCCCAAGTGCCACCGGTGGCCAAGTGCCACCAGTGACCGACACCGAGTGCCACCAGTGACCGacccccagggccaccagtgACCcacccccagggccaccagtgACTGATACCAAGTGCCACCAGTGACCgacccccagtgccaccagtgacCAACCCCCAGTGCCACCGGTGACCGACACCAAGTGCCACCAGTGACCGACACCAAGTGCCACCAGTGACCAacccccagggccaccagtgACTGATACCAAATGCCACCAGTGACCgacccccagtgccaccagtgactgacccccagtgccaccagtgacCGACACCGAGTGCCACCGGTGACCGACCCCGGGTGCTGCGCAGTGCGGAGCCTGCAACACCCCAGGGACACAGAGGAGATGGGTGACGTGGGACAAAGCCCATCCCCaaagtgtccccgtgtccccagggagcaggatggcgggggggggcagtAGCCCCGTGGCCGGTAGCCCCCATGCTGGCGTCGGAGGGGGGGAATCAGAGCCGGAGGCCGGGCTGAACTAGACGGGGGTTTATTGACAGCGGGAGCCACAGGACGGGGCAGGGACGGGGCCGTGGccagggggggctggggctgggacccccccgctGCCGGGGCAGGGACGGCGGCTcaggccccgggggggggacacgggtcccCACAGGGACCCTCTAGCAGTGCCCGGTGGCCAGTGCAGGGACCCCGGGGGGagcgggatggaggggggggacgAGCTCCACCACGGGCGGGGGGCAAAGTGCTTCCAGTCCTCGTTCAacgcaaggggggggggggacatggctgtattcacagcggggggggggggggaggaggctgctggggtgggggcacagggggggctgCAGCTCCCCGGCGGGCACCGGCCTCACACCCACCTCCCGAcgaggggacagagctgtcaccccCCCCCTTTGTGCCCCCCCGGGGCCGGTGAGCCCCcgcaggagccgggggggtgaAAGAAACGCTAAAGGGGGGGGGAACcgttgaggggagggggggaatgtgTGGTGACACCAAACGAAACCGGCTGCGGGGAcaggggacggggcaggggggggcaggaACCGGGACACGCGTGCGccgggggggatggggagggacacaccggcgaggaggaggggggggggacacacaccccccccagaggCTACTCCTTGGCCCGCCCGATGATGGCCAGGATGTAGAGGAAGATGTTGATGATGTCGGTGTAGAGGTTGAGGGCGGCGAAGATGTACTCCTCGGGGCTGAGCGCCAGCTGCTTGTTCCCCAGGATCATCTGCGTGTCCACCGccaggaactggggggggggggcacacaaaAACGGGGGGGGGGCATTGTCAGGGGTAGGGGGTGGACCCCTAGAgatcccccagtcccaccccctaccAGGGCaaggccacccagagcaggttggatgcgtccagggggggtttgaagatctccagagaaggagactccacaccctctctggcaccttcacaggaaagaccttttccctgattttttttggaatttcccgtgtcccagtttgtgcccgtcgCCCCTTGTCccgtccccgggcaccactgggaagagtctggccccctcctcttgccccccaccctttagaTGTTCatcagcatcgatgaggtcccctctcagtctgttcttctccagctgaacagccccaggtccctcagccaagagatgctccagcccctcatcatcctcgcagcccccctggactctccccagcagttcccagtccttctggaactggctggggggggagggggcagaactggtcccagtgctccacatgtgggcagagcagaaagggaggatgacctccctccccctgctggcCACctcaggagaccactggcctcgttggccaccagggcacattgttggcccATGGGCAACttggtgtcccccaggactccagggtccccctctgcagagctgctccccagcaggtcacccccaaacctgtcctggtccatggggtGGTTCCTCCCCGGGGAAGGTGCCCTGGTTGAACCCCATGAGGTCCCTCACTGCCCCTTCCAAACCTCCACTGGTCCATGGGGCggttcctccccagatgcaggaccctacacctgccctggttgaaccccatgaggttcgTCTCCAGTGTGTCCATCTTGCTGGCTGGCGGCATGACCCTCTGGGGTGTCACCTTGGTGTCCTCTCCCCTGTCCCGACCTGTCCCCCCACCCAGGTCGTCAATGAAGATGCTGAACAGGACCCAGTACTAGCCACGGGCCTCCAACTGGACCCTGGGCTGGTGGTCCCAACCCTCCGAGCTCCGCcatccagccattctccacccaccCGGGGGGGTGACACTCGGGGGGGCAGCAGCATCCCACACAACCGAGAAGCCACCCCACAAGAGGGTCCCTCacctcccatcccaccacccacaGCCTGAAACCCCCACCGATGACTTGGTGCCGCCCAGCAATGGCTCAGTGCCCCCCACAATGGCTTGTCCCCCCCCAGGGGAGGGCTCCAGGGGGTCTGGCCCCCCCGGGACTCACGCAGGTGAAGAGCAGGGCCCCCAAGGAGGCGTAGATGATGTCCATGATGCGGTTCCGGATGAAGATGCAGAGGATGGAGAAGACGATGAGGACCACCAGGCAGATGATGAGCACCCCCCGGCAGGAGGTGAAGTCGTACTTGGTCTGTGGGAGGGGGCAGAgtgagatgggggggggtccTACACCTGGTTcagagccccccccggccccaccagGGAGCCAGGGGGGTCACTCACTCAGTTCAGAGCCCCCcccaccaagtcccagcagggagcGGGGGGGTTGTACTCCCAGTTTGGAGCCCCCCAGCAGGGAGCCAGGGGGGTCGTACTCCCAGTTTGAAGCCCCCAGTCCcagcagagagctgggggggagggTTATATGCCCAGTTCggagccccccacccccagaagAGAGGCGGGGGGGATCATACACCCAGTTTGGAGCCCCCCCCAAGTCCTAGCAGGGAGCCGGGGGGGTCATACACCCAGTTCAGAGCCCCCCAGTAGGGAACTGGGGGGGGTTGTATGTCTGGTTCAGAGCCCCTCAGCCGCAgcagggagccgggggggggtgtcccatccTCCCAAAGTCCCCCCCCCGGCGCTGACCTGGAGGGAGAAGATGACAACGGTGAAGCAGACGAGGACGGTGATGCCCACGGCCATGATGACGGCGTCAGTGTTGTAGAAGCTGGCGATCATCCCCACCATGTAGGACAGGCTGACCGTCAGGATGGACtgggggggtcacacacacacacacagagacaccccGTCACCGCTGCGTCACCCCGGCTCGGCTGCCACCCCCCCACATTGTCACCCCACGCTGCGTCCTGGGGACACCACTCCCCAACACCCTTCGTTTTGGGGCCAGATCTTCAGCCGGCTTCAAGtttgcccccccaaaacccaccctggggggtgtccccgggtgggggtgtccccagggcatTACCACCCCCTCACTCTGTCACCAGCACCGCGTCCTGGTGACATCCCTCCCCAACGCCCCTTCGTTTTGGGCCAGATCCTCACCCAGTTCTGAGTttgtccccccaaaacccaccctgggGGGCATCCCCGGGCGGGGGTGTCCCTGGGCGGGGGTGTCCCCAGGCGGGGGTGTTCCTGAGGTGCTGCCACCCCCCCCACTTTGTCACTTCACACCGTGTCCTGGTGACACCAGTCCCCAACACCCTTCGTTTCGGGTCCAGATCCTCAGCCACCTCCAACTttgtcccccccaaaacccaccctggggggtgtccccagccggcggggtgggggtggggggcgagGTGGGGCTGTCCCTTACCAGGGCCACCAGGTTCCAGGGGTGCTTGCGCCGGAAGTCCCCGCAGCAGCTGAGGACGATGAGGGAGATGAAGAAGACGGCGTAGGAGACGTAGTAGGTCCAGACGTTGCGCTGCACGAAGCCCTTGACGCCTTTGAGGAAGGTGAAGACGGCGACGAAGGCGAAGGTGACGCTCAGCTGCAGGCTCAGCACCAGGAAcaccttttgggggggggggggggccacagggGGAGGTGTCAGGGTctcaaaatgtgtgtgtgtgtcccccccttctTTGcacgtccccccccaccctccctgtcccccacctTGCGGATGAAGGCCTGCCGGACGCTCTTGTCATCCCAGTGGGCGGTGGGGAAGTCCTGGTTGTCGTTAGTAGGAGGGGGGGCCGTCCTCGTGGTAGGTGCTGTgcaggggggctgcggggacacggcgggggggggggacgacacacaaacgaagaggggtcggggggggctgcAAGCATCACATGGAGCCctcaccccccttcccccccccccacccgggtTGGCCACTTGCCCCGTGGTGGGTCTGGCgccagggctggagggggtcccatgggaggggggagaggggctcttgtgcccccccccgctcccggcaTCCTCCTCTGGGTGACCCCCCCCACGGGGGAAGGCAGGcctgggtggggggggctcaTGGGGCAGGACCGCTTCCCTGGAGCACCccatgtccgtccccccccccaagaatgGATTCCTGCTCTGTTCCCCCCCAGGACAGAGCCTCCCCCCTGGGACAGAgtgtccccctttccccccccccccccaagatggagtctcccccttgggaccccccccaggacggAACTTCCCCCCCCAGGATAGAATTTCCCCTGAGTGACCCCCCCAGACCTTTCCCCCCCTCAAGGTTGGAgctccccctcctttccccccccccccccccgccccaggccatTCTCCCCCCCCCGGGACTCCCCCATGTTCCcctcccatcccagtccccccccccatacgccccccccccctcgtccCCATCACTTACAGTCCTGGTCTCCGGGGAccatgggctggggctgggcgTAGGGGGGTTGGCCGTAGGGGCCCTGGGGGTACGGGCCCGGGGGGGGGTACGGACCGGGGGGGTATGGCCCGGCGGGGGGGtacggccccggggggggggtatGGCCCAGCGGGGGGGTACGGCCCCGGCCCCTGTGGGTAGCCCCCCGGCTGGTTGTAGGGCCCAGGGGCGAAGTGGGGCTGGGGGTAGGGGGCcgcggggggggtaggggggctGGGCGTAGGCGGGGGGGGCCGTGGCCTGCGGCCCCGGAAGCCCTCGGCCCCCGTCACCAGGAAGCTCTTCTCGTGGGACATGGTGGCCCCCCCCAGTCCCGGGCTGGCTGCGGCGCtcagctgtggggagcagagaggggggGTCAGAGACAACGGCCATCGCCCCCCCCAGCCATAATTACCACCCCCCCCGGCCATCGTCCCCCCCCGGGCCGTAACTCCCCCCCCATCCATCACCCCCCCACGGCCTCTCTCCCCCCCGCCGCCAGTCCAGTGGGTTTCCCCTCCATCTATCACCCCCCACTTGGGGGTCCTCCCTGTCCATCACCCCACAGTGGGGGtgtgccccccccctccatcaccccacacttgggggtcctCCCTGTCCATCACCCCACAGTGGGGGTGTCCCCCTCCTCCATCACCCCACacttgggggtgtccccccctccatcaccccacacttgggggtccccccctccatcaccccacACTTGGGTGTCCCCCCCGTCCAACAACCCCGCATTTGGGGGTCCCCCTCTCCTTCACCCCACACTCGTGGGTCCggccccccggctcccccgggcCCGCACAAGATGGCGCCCGGCGGCAGGGCCGTTGCCATGGCGACCCCCCGCGGCTGCCCCGGCCGGGCCATGGCGGCGGGGCCCGTCCGCGgcctcctccatcccccccccccaccccgcaccggGACCCCCAGCgtccccccgggacccccggggaGTGGCGGTGGCGGCCGGTGCGGCGGCGGGGACAGGCGGCCGCCCGCAGGGTTGGCGGCCATCAGGCCTGCGCCATGGCGGGCCCCCCGCCGGAGCCGGTGCCGCAGCCGGGAACCGGTGTCACCGGGCACGGGGCCACCAGCAGCCCGTGCCAGCGCCGGGACGGGCCGGTGACAGCCCCCCGCTGGCCGGTGACAGCCCCCCCCGGCCGTGACAGCCCCCTCTCGGCCACTGACAGCCCCCCTGGCCAGTGACAGCTTGCTGGGCCACTGacagccccccgccccggccagtGGCAGCCCCCCCCTGGCCAGTGACAGCCACCACCGGCAactggcacagccctctggccaGTGACAGCCCCCCCCTGGCCAGTGACAGCCACCACTGGCAactggcacagccctctggccaGTGACAGCCCCCCCCCTGGCCAGGGACAGCTTGCCCAGCTGGTGACTGTCCCCCTTGACCAGTGacagcccccccccggccagTGGCAGCCCGGTAGCTGGTGACAGCCACCCGTGGGCCAGTGACAGCCCTCCCTGGCCACCAACACAGCCCTCTAGCCAGTGACAGCTTGCTGGGCCACTGACAGCCCCCCTGGCCACTGATACAGCCCTCTGGCCACTGACAGCCCCCGTGGCCCCAGTGACAGCCCCCCTggc comes from Numenius arquata chromosome 3, bNumArq3.hap1.1, whole genome shotgun sequence and encodes:
- the GRINA gene encoding LOW QUALITY PROTEIN: protein lifeguard 1 (The sequence of the model RefSeq protein was modified relative to this genomic sequence to represent the inferred CDS: inserted 2 bases in 1 codon; deleted 1 base in 1 codon), whose amino-acid sequence is MSHEKSFLVTGAEGFRGRRPRPPPPTPSPPTPPAAPYPQPHFAPGPYNQPGGYPQGPGPYPPAGPYPXPPGPYPPAGPYPPGPYPPPGPYPQGPYGQPPYAQPQPMVPGDQDSPLHSTYHEDGPPSYNDNQDFPTAHWDDKSVRQAFIRKVFLVLSLQLSVTFAFVAVFTFLKGVKGFVQRNVWTYYVSYAVFFISLIVLSCCGDFRRKHPWNLVALSILTVSLSYMVGMIASFYNTDAVIMAVGITVLVCFTVVIFSLQTKYDFTSCRGVLIICLVVLIVFSILCIFIRNRIMDIIYASLGALLFTCFLAVDTQMILGNKQLALSPEEYIFAALNLYTDIINIFLYILAIIGRAKE